In Natronococcus occultus SP4, the following proteins share a genomic window:
- a CDS encoding RsmB/NOP family class I SAM-dependent RNA methyltransferase, whose product MEPLERYRPIVDDFEAFLAACERPLGNAVRVNTIKATVDRARAVLEAEDVGYEGADWNPRVLRLETDSPGSTWASFHGYTHGQEEVSAVPATVLDPEPGERVWDCCAAPGGKATQLAALMDDRGTVVANDSNLGRISALRFNAERLGATSLAVTNDDARNYSLERFDFEEFDRSLVDAPCSCEGTIRKNPDALDGWSEGYLDEVSGIQKGILRRAVQATREDGTVVYSTCTFAPEENEAVIQHVLEEEDCRVVDFDLGLEHSPGLTEWDGEEYDERLEKAARIYPHQNDTGGFFVAKLEVTA is encoded by the coding sequence ATGGAGCCACTCGAGCGGTATCGACCGATCGTCGACGACTTCGAGGCGTTTCTCGCCGCCTGCGAGCGCCCGCTCGGCAACGCCGTCCGGGTGAACACGATCAAGGCCACCGTCGATCGGGCGAGGGCCGTCCTCGAAGCCGAGGACGTCGGCTACGAGGGAGCCGACTGGAACCCACGCGTGTTGCGCCTGGAGACCGACTCGCCGGGCTCGACCTGGGCGTCGTTTCACGGCTATACCCACGGTCAGGAGGAGGTGTCGGCAGTTCCGGCGACCGTCCTCGACCCCGAGCCCGGCGAGCGGGTCTGGGACTGCTGTGCGGCTCCCGGCGGGAAGGCGACCCAGCTCGCTGCGCTGATGGACGACCGGGGCACCGTCGTCGCCAACGACAGCAACCTCGGTCGGATCTCGGCGCTGCGCTTTAACGCCGAGCGGCTTGGCGCGACGAGCCTCGCGGTCACGAACGACGACGCCCGCAACTACTCGCTCGAGCGGTTCGACTTCGAGGAGTTCGATCGCAGCCTCGTCGACGCCCCCTGTTCTTGCGAGGGGACGATCCGGAAGAACCCCGACGCGCTCGACGGCTGGTCGGAGGGCTATCTCGACGAAGTCTCGGGGATCCAGAAAGGTATTCTTCGGCGGGCGGTCCAGGCCACTCGCGAGGACGGCACCGTCGTTTACTCGACGTGTACGTTCGCCCCCGAGGAGAACGAGGCGGTCATCCAGCACGTCCTCGAAGAGGAGGACTGTCGGGTCGTCGACTTCGACCTCGGCCTCGAGCACTCGCCCGGACTCACCGAGTGGGACGGCGAGGAGTACGACGAGCGTCTCGAGAAAGCGGCCCGGATCTACCCCCACCAGAACGATACGGGCGGCTTTTTCGTCGCGAAGCTGGAGGTGACCGCCTGA